A single genomic interval of Porphyromonas sp. oral taxon 275 harbors:
- the murD gene encoding UDP-N-acetylmuramoyl-L-alanine--D-glutamate ligase produces the protein MMEVKYEAVVLGAGESGVGAALLYKSRGLTVFVSDYGTIADKYKAELEAAAIPYEEGVHSTELILRAHEIVKSPGIPEKAPIMQAIRAAGIPVISEIELAGRYLRPGTKVIGITGSNGKTTTTMWLHHILSEAGLSVGLAGNVGFSLARQVMTDEQPDYFVIELSSFQLDDMHEFRVHVALLMNITPDHLDRYHYNFEEYALSKMRILQNQTSDDAFIYWGEDEFVSRYVMTHQPMPMQCLPFLTYPQVGSAADKSDEGTMRIHFEGHDFSFPLDQLALQGPHNLQNAMAASIAALRLGVSEEVLRGALTDFVNVPHRLEKVGVLDGVRYINDSKATNVSSTYYALRTMTTPYVLILGGQDKGNDYMDISELVKAGARGLVFLTTDVLKLYQTFHGEVPQIASALSMEEAIDHARAMAQPGDTVLLSPACASFDLFKSYIHRGDSFRSVVQRLIQDAEAHG, from the coding sequence ATGATGGAAGTCAAGTACGAGGCCGTAGTCCTCGGAGCAGGCGAGAGTGGTGTAGGGGCAGCGCTCCTCTACAAGAGCCGTGGCCTCACGGTCTTCGTGTCGGACTATGGCACGATAGCAGATAAGTATAAGGCGGAGCTCGAGGCCGCTGCCATCCCCTACGAGGAGGGCGTGCACAGCACTGAGCTGATCCTACGCGCTCACGAGATCGTCAAGAGCCCCGGGATCCCCGAGAAGGCACCGATCATGCAGGCTATACGCGCTGCAGGCATCCCCGTGATCTCGGAGATTGAGCTGGCGGGTCGCTACCTGCGCCCTGGGACGAAGGTCATCGGCATCACGGGGAGCAATGGCAAGACGACCACCACGATGTGGCTGCACCACATCCTCTCCGAGGCAGGGCTCTCCGTGGGACTGGCGGGTAATGTGGGCTTCAGCCTCGCCCGTCAGGTCATGACCGACGAGCAGCCCGACTACTTCGTCATCGAGCTCAGCAGCTTCCAGCTGGACGATATGCACGAGTTCCGCGTGCACGTCGCCCTCTTGATGAACATCACGCCCGACCACCTCGACCGCTATCACTACAACTTCGAGGAGTACGCCCTGTCCAAGATGCGCATCCTGCAGAATCAGACCAGCGACGACGCCTTCATCTACTGGGGCGAGGACGAGTTCGTCTCCCGCTACGTGATGACGCACCAGCCTATGCCCATGCAGTGCTTGCCCTTCCTGACCTACCCGCAGGTAGGCTCGGCAGCGGACAAGAGCGACGAGGGCACGATGCGCATCCACTTCGAGGGGCACGACTTCTCCTTCCCGCTGGATCAGCTCGCCCTCCAGGGGCCGCACAACCTGCAGAACGCTATGGCTGCCTCCATCGCCGCCCTACGGCTCGGCGTCAGTGAGGAGGTGCTTCGTGGTGCACTGACGGACTTCGTCAACGTCCCTCACCGCCTCGAGAAGGTCGGCGTGCTGGACGGCGTGCGCTACATCAATGACTCCAAGGCGACCAACGTCAGCAGCACCTACTACGCCCTGCGCACCATGACCACACCCTACGTGCTCATCCTCGGGGGGCAGGACAAGGGCAACGACTACATGGACATCAGCGAGCTGGTGAAGGCTGGGGCGCGTGGCCTCGTCTTCCTCACGACCGACGTCCTGAAGCTCTACCAGACCTTCCACGGCGAGGTACCCCAGATCGCCTCCGCCCTCAGCATGGAGGAGGCCATCGACCATGCCCGTGCTATGGCGCAGCCTGGAGATACGGTGCTGCTCTCGCCTGCCTGTGCTAGCTTCGACCTCTTCAAGAGCTACATCCACCGCGGGGATAGCTTCCGCAGCGTCGTGCAGCGCCTCATCCAGGACGCCGAGGCCCATGGATAG